Proteins from a genomic interval of Oncorhynchus nerka isolate Pitt River linkage group LG13, Oner_Uvic_2.0, whole genome shotgun sequence:
- the LOC115140105 gene encoding RNA-binding protein EWS-like isoform X1, translating to MYNKYYSSYNQASAQQGYGSYAAQPSQAYGQSAQGYSQQAYGSYAQPAAAETGYPQAAPSAGGYTQQQYGSSYGQPASAGYPAAQPSAHAYSQPAAGYGASGYESAAAAAPAASQPTYASQPGYAAQSAYAGYSQQPASTAPQSYSASSQPAGYSQSSYSQPGGYAAPQSGYQAQQGGYGQQQSGYQQPPPQQQAPAAGYPPQASGSYGQPAASQYGQQSGPQSGYNQSSHYNNYGQEGRGSSGYSGSEPAGFPGSGESRGPPRDGYDRGGMMHGGRGRGGMGRGGMGVAGDRGGFNKPGGPMNNGAERDMGRPEEQDDSENSTIYITGLTESATLEEMAVFFKHPGPIRMNRRLGKPAINIYTDNDSGKPKGDATLSYEEPVCAKAAVEYFDGKEYQGKRLKVSMARRKPMMGGMRGGMPMRGDMMGRGGPGGMMGRGGERGGFVPRGGPRGMGRGGPGGPGGNIQQRAGDWECPSQGCGNQNFSWRMECNQCKAPKPEGFGPPSGGERGRGGMGMRGGRGMDRGGPGGPGGPGGFRGGWGGDRGGGFRGRGGMDRGGFRGGSRGGPPMDRGRGMGRGGMGGPPGKMDMRDHRQERRDRPY from the exons ATGTACAATAAGT ATTACAGTTCCTACAACCAGGCCAGTGCCCAGCAGGG GTATGGATCCTATGCTGCTCAGCCCTCACAGGCCTATGGACAATCTGCCCAG GGTTATAGCCAGCAAGCATATGGGTCCTATGCCCAACCAGCTGCAGCTGAGACCGGTTACCCTCAGGCAGCACCCTCTGCTGGTGGCTATACACAGCAGCAGTATGGTTCCTCCTATGGGCAACCAGCATCAG CTGGGTACCCTGCTGCCCAGCCCAGTGCCCATGCCTACTCCCAGCCCGCCGCGGGCTATGGAGCCAGTGGATATGAgagcgctgctgctgctgcccccgCTGCCTCTCAGCCAACCTATGCATCCCAGCCAGGCTATGCAGCCCAGTCTGCCTACGCTGGCTACAGTCAGCAGCCTGCCTCCACTGCACCTCAGAG TTACAGTGCCAGCAGCCAGCCCGCTGGCTACAGCCAGAGCAGCTACTCTCAGCCAGGGGGATATGCCGCACCGCAGAGTGGGTACCAGGCCCAGCAGGGAGGCTATGGGCAGCAGCAGAGTGGATACCAGCAGCCCCCACCGCAGCAACAGGCTCCTGCTGCGGGCTATCCCCCTCAGGCCTCGGGTTCCTATGGGcagcctgcagccagccagtATGGACAACAGAGCGGACCTCAAAGTGGTTACAACCAGTCAAGCCATTATA ATAACTATGGGCAGGAGGGCAGAGGCAGCTCTGGCTACTCTGGCTCTGAGCCTGCTGGGTTCCCAGGGTCAGGGGAGAGCCGTGGTCCTCCCAGGGATGGCTATGACAGGGGCGGCATGATGCACGGTGGCCGGGGCCGTGGGGGCATGGGCCGTGGAGGCATGGG CGTCGCCGGAGACAGAGGTGGCTTCAATAAGCCTGGTG GACCCATGAACAACGGGGCAGAGCGTGACATGG GGCGCCCTGAGGAGCAGGATGACTCTGAGAACAGCACCATCTACATCACAGGACTCACGGAAAGCGCAACTCTGGAGGAGATGGCTGTTTTCTTCAAACACCCTGGACCTATAAGG ATGAACCGGCGGTTGGGCAAGCCTGCCATCAACATCTACACAGACAATGATTCAGGGAAGCCTAAGGGAGACGCCACTCTGTCCTACGAGGAGCCTGTCTGTGCCAAAGCTGCTGTGGAGTACTTCGATG GGAAAGAGTACCAGGGAAAGAGGCTGAAGGTGTCCATGGCTCGCCGTAAGCCCATGATGGGTGGGATGAGAGGGGGCATGCCCATGAGGGGTGACATGATGGGCCGTGGAGGACCTGGAG GCATGATGGGCCGTGGAGGGGAGCGTGGAGGTTTTGTCCCACGAGGTGGACCACGTGGCATGGGCAGAGGTGGACCAGGGGGCCCGGGTGGCAACATACAGCAGAGAGCTGGAGACTGGGAGTGCCCCAGCCA GGGCTGTGGCAACCAGAACTTTTCCTGGAGGATGGAGTGTAACCAGTGCAAAGCTCCCAAACCAGAGGGCTTTGGGCCCCCTTCAG GTGGTGAGCGAGGCAGGGGTGGCATGGGGATGCGTGGGGGCAGAGGGATGGACCGTGGCGGACCAGGAGGGCCCGGTGGTCCTGGTGGCTTCCGTGGAGGATGGGGAGGTGACCGTGGCGGTGGCTTCAGAGGGCGTGGTGGAATGGACCGAGGGGGATTCCGGGGGGGTAGCAGGGGAGGACCACCgatggacagaggaagaggaatggggagaggaggaatgggcgGGCCCCCAGGCAAGATGGATATGAG GGACCATCGCCAGGAACGCAGAGACCGACCCTACTAA
- the LOC115140105 gene encoding RNA-binding protein EWS-like isoform X2, whose protein sequence is MYNKYYSSYNQASAQQGYGSYAAQPSQAYGQSAQGYSQQAYGSYAQPAAAETGYPQAAPSAGGYTQQQYGSSYGQPASAGYPAAQPSAHAYSQPAAGYGASGYESAAAAAPAASQPTYASQPGYAAQSAYAGYSQQPASTAPQSASSQPAGYSQSSYSQPGGYAAPQSGYQAQQGGYGQQQSGYQQPPPQQQAPAAGYPPQASGSYGQPAASQYGQQSGPQSGYNQSSHYNNYGQEGRGSSGYSGSEPAGFPGSGESRGPPRDGYDRGGMMHGGRGRGGMGRGGMGVAGDRGGFNKPGGPMNNGAERDMGRPEEQDDSENSTIYITGLTESATLEEMAVFFKHPGPIRMNRRLGKPAINIYTDNDSGKPKGDATLSYEEPVCAKAAVEYFDGKEYQGKRLKVSMARRKPMMGGMRGGMPMRGDMMGRGGPGGMMGRGGERGGFVPRGGPRGMGRGGPGGPGGNIQQRAGDWECPSQGCGNQNFSWRMECNQCKAPKPEGFGPPSGGERGRGGMGMRGGRGMDRGGPGGPGGPGGFRGGWGGDRGGGFRGRGGMDRGGFRGGSRGGPPMDRGRGMGRGGMGGPPGKMDMRDHRQERRDRPY, encoded by the exons ATGTACAATAAGT ATTACAGTTCCTACAACCAGGCCAGTGCCCAGCAGGG GTATGGATCCTATGCTGCTCAGCCCTCACAGGCCTATGGACAATCTGCCCAG GGTTATAGCCAGCAAGCATATGGGTCCTATGCCCAACCAGCTGCAGCTGAGACCGGTTACCCTCAGGCAGCACCCTCTGCTGGTGGCTATACACAGCAGCAGTATGGTTCCTCCTATGGGCAACCAGCATCAG CTGGGTACCCTGCTGCCCAGCCCAGTGCCCATGCCTACTCCCAGCCCGCCGCGGGCTATGGAGCCAGTGGATATGAgagcgctgctgctgctgcccccgCTGCCTCTCAGCCAACCTATGCATCCCAGCCAGGCTATGCAGCCCAGTCTGCCTACGCTGGCTACAGTCAGCAGCCTGCCTCCACTGCACCTCAGAG TGCCAGCAGCCAGCCCGCTGGCTACAGCCAGAGCAGCTACTCTCAGCCAGGGGGATATGCCGCACCGCAGAGTGGGTACCAGGCCCAGCAGGGAGGCTATGGGCAGCAGCAGAGTGGATACCAGCAGCCCCCACCGCAGCAACAGGCTCCTGCTGCGGGCTATCCCCCTCAGGCCTCGGGTTCCTATGGGcagcctgcagccagccagtATGGACAACAGAGCGGACCTCAAAGTGGTTACAACCAGTCAAGCCATTATA ATAACTATGGGCAGGAGGGCAGAGGCAGCTCTGGCTACTCTGGCTCTGAGCCTGCTGGGTTCCCAGGGTCAGGGGAGAGCCGTGGTCCTCCCAGGGATGGCTATGACAGGGGCGGCATGATGCACGGTGGCCGGGGCCGTGGGGGCATGGGCCGTGGAGGCATGGG CGTCGCCGGAGACAGAGGTGGCTTCAATAAGCCTGGTG GACCCATGAACAACGGGGCAGAGCGTGACATGG GGCGCCCTGAGGAGCAGGATGACTCTGAGAACAGCACCATCTACATCACAGGACTCACGGAAAGCGCAACTCTGGAGGAGATGGCTGTTTTCTTCAAACACCCTGGACCTATAAGG ATGAACCGGCGGTTGGGCAAGCCTGCCATCAACATCTACACAGACAATGATTCAGGGAAGCCTAAGGGAGACGCCACTCTGTCCTACGAGGAGCCTGTCTGTGCCAAAGCTGCTGTGGAGTACTTCGATG GGAAAGAGTACCAGGGAAAGAGGCTGAAGGTGTCCATGGCTCGCCGTAAGCCCATGATGGGTGGGATGAGAGGGGGCATGCCCATGAGGGGTGACATGATGGGCCGTGGAGGACCTGGAG GCATGATGGGCCGTGGAGGGGAGCGTGGAGGTTTTGTCCCACGAGGTGGACCACGTGGCATGGGCAGAGGTGGACCAGGGGGCCCGGGTGGCAACATACAGCAGAGAGCTGGAGACTGGGAGTGCCCCAGCCA GGGCTGTGGCAACCAGAACTTTTCCTGGAGGATGGAGTGTAACCAGTGCAAAGCTCCCAAACCAGAGGGCTTTGGGCCCCCTTCAG GTGGTGAGCGAGGCAGGGGTGGCATGGGGATGCGTGGGGGCAGAGGGATGGACCGTGGCGGACCAGGAGGGCCCGGTGGTCCTGGTGGCTTCCGTGGAGGATGGGGAGGTGACCGTGGCGGTGGCTTCAGAGGGCGTGGTGGAATGGACCGAGGGGGATTCCGGGGGGGTAGCAGGGGAGGACCACCgatggacagaggaagaggaatggggagaggaggaatgggcgGGCCCCCAGGCAAGATGGATATGAG GGACCATCGCCAGGAACGCAGAGACCGACCCTACTAA
- the rhbdd3 gene encoding rhomboid domain-containing protein 3, whose amino-acid sequence MVDRICSIWFWFGSNRPGFFLGTTFLLTLMGLMWLGGIPASLSLGPGGQYPGCRDLSLYAFSHEELPSLLYNAILLLLLGPCQERRWGTVAFLALSLLSIALLPPLYAILLFISGDEASRVCGSSATQLALFTAQCRQVTQRKLLRCVPVWFLPWLLLLLNLVLLPSTPGLLHFCAILIGHNYRPSFIGVLQKIENIGIFNFLPDWAYVPYYSRLRLPTYNTSQRSGPFPQVAPSNRTPMEDFPPVNPQPWLASVPHWLLDGSAAVSEAQLLEEQMLRAGILASLQDAPEEPGTKVEVPKSSVSFLRLQQLEKMGFPTDKAVVALAATRQLDGAISLLIDDRVGEEAVMTSKGKIPLPPRNT is encoded by the exons ATGGTTGACCGTATTTGCTCAATATGGTTTTGGTTTGGCTCGAATCGTCCGGGATTCTTTCTTGGAACAacgtttctgttaactctgatgGGGCTGATGTGGCTTGGTGGTATTCCAGCCAGTCTGAGTTTAGGCCCAGGTGGACAGTACCCAGGGTGCCGAG atctGTCACTCTATGCCTTTAGTCATGAGGAGCTGCCCTCTCTTCTCTACAACGCAATTCTCCTGCTGTTGCTTGGACCATGCCAGGAGCGACGCTGGGGCACAGTGGCTTTTCTtgccctctcactcctctccatAGCTCTCCTGCCTCCACTGTATGCCATCCTACTCTTCATCAGTGGGGATGAGGCTAGTCGTGTTTGTGGTTCCTCTGCCACTCAACTGGCTCTGTTTACAGCCCAGTGTCGTCAGGTGACCCAAAGGAAGCTGCTCAGATGTGTACCAGTTTGGTTCCTGCCCTGGCTTCTCTTACTCCTCAATTTGGTGTTGCTTCCAAGCACACCAGGCCTGCTCCACTTCTGTGCCATACTGATAGGACACAACT ATCGTCCATCCTTTATTGGGGTTTTGCAGAAAATAGAGAATATAGGGATTTTCAACTTCCTCCCTGATTGGGCCTATGTTCCTTACTACTCCAGGCTAAGGCTTCCCACCTATAACACCTCACAGAG ATCTGGGCCATTCCCTCAGGTAGCTCCCTCTAACAGAACCCCCATGGAGGACTTTCCACCCGTGAACCCACAGCCTTGGTTAGCGTCTGTTCCTCATTGGCTGCTGGACGGGTCTGCAGCAGTGTCAGAGGCCCAGTTATTGGAGGAGCAGATGCTGAGGGCGGGGATATTGGCCTCCTTACAGGATGCTCCTGAGGAACCAGGGACCAAAGTTGAGGTGCCAAAGTCCTCAGTGTCCTTTCTGAG GCTTCAGCAACTGGAGAAGATGGGGTTTCCTACAGATAAAGCTGTGGTGGCACTGGCTGCAACTAGACAGCTAGATGGCGCCATCTCCCTGCTCATTGATGACAGAGTTGGGGAGGAGGCTGTGATGACTTCTAAAGGGAAGATCCCCCTGCCACCAAGAAATACCTGA
- the LOC115140105 gene encoding RNA-binding protein EWS-like isoform X4 yields the protein MASAPDYSSYNQASAQQGYGSYAAQPSQAYGQSAQGYSQQAYGSYAQPAAAETGYPQAAPSAGGYTQQQYGSSYGQPASAGYPAAQPSAHAYSQPAAGYGASGYESAAAAAPAASQPTYASQPGYAAQSAYAGYSQQPASTAPQSASSQPAGYSQSSYSQPGGYAAPQSGYQAQQGGYGQQQSGYQQPPPQQQAPAAGYPPQASGSYGQPAASQYGQQSGPQSGYNQSSHYNNYGQEGRGSSGYSGSEPAGFPGSGESRGPPRDGYDRGGMMHGGRGRGGMGRGGMGVAGDRGGFNKPGGPMNNGAERDMGRPEEQDDSENSTIYITGLTESATLEEMAVFFKHPGPIRMNRRLGKPAINIYTDNDSGKPKGDATLSYEEPVCAKAAVEYFDGKEYQGKRLKVSMARRKPMMGGMRGGMPMRGDMMGRGGPGGMMGRGGERGGFVPRGGPRGMGRGGPGGPGGNIQQRAGDWECPSQGCGNQNFSWRMECNQCKAPKPEGFGPPSGGERGRGGMGMRGGRGMDRGGPGGPGGPGGFRGGWGGDRGGGFRGRGGMDRGGFRGGSRGGPPMDRGRGMGRGGMGGPPGKMDMRDHRQERRDRPY from the exons ATGGCGTCAGCTCCTG ATTACAGTTCCTACAACCAGGCCAGTGCCCAGCAGGG GTATGGATCCTATGCTGCTCAGCCCTCACAGGCCTATGGACAATCTGCCCAG GGTTATAGCCAGCAAGCATATGGGTCCTATGCCCAACCAGCTGCAGCTGAGACCGGTTACCCTCAGGCAGCACCCTCTGCTGGTGGCTATACACAGCAGCAGTATGGTTCCTCCTATGGGCAACCAGCATCAG CTGGGTACCCTGCTGCCCAGCCCAGTGCCCATGCCTACTCCCAGCCCGCCGCGGGCTATGGAGCCAGTGGATATGAgagcgctgctgctgctgcccccgCTGCCTCTCAGCCAACCTATGCATCCCAGCCAGGCTATGCAGCCCAGTCTGCCTACGCTGGCTACAGTCAGCAGCCTGCCTCCACTGCACCTCAGAG TGCCAGCAGCCAGCCCGCTGGCTACAGCCAGAGCAGCTACTCTCAGCCAGGGGGATATGCCGCACCGCAGAGTGGGTACCAGGCCCAGCAGGGAGGCTATGGGCAGCAGCAGAGTGGATACCAGCAGCCCCCACCGCAGCAACAGGCTCCTGCTGCGGGCTATCCCCCTCAGGCCTCGGGTTCCTATGGGcagcctgcagccagccagtATGGACAACAGAGCGGACCTCAAAGTGGTTACAACCAGTCAAGCCATTATA ATAACTATGGGCAGGAGGGCAGAGGCAGCTCTGGCTACTCTGGCTCTGAGCCTGCTGGGTTCCCAGGGTCAGGGGAGAGCCGTGGTCCTCCCAGGGATGGCTATGACAGGGGCGGCATGATGCACGGTGGCCGGGGCCGTGGGGGCATGGGCCGTGGAGGCATGGG CGTCGCCGGAGACAGAGGTGGCTTCAATAAGCCTGGTG GACCCATGAACAACGGGGCAGAGCGTGACATGG GGCGCCCTGAGGAGCAGGATGACTCTGAGAACAGCACCATCTACATCACAGGACTCACGGAAAGCGCAACTCTGGAGGAGATGGCTGTTTTCTTCAAACACCCTGGACCTATAAGG ATGAACCGGCGGTTGGGCAAGCCTGCCATCAACATCTACACAGACAATGATTCAGGGAAGCCTAAGGGAGACGCCACTCTGTCCTACGAGGAGCCTGTCTGTGCCAAAGCTGCTGTGGAGTACTTCGATG GGAAAGAGTACCAGGGAAAGAGGCTGAAGGTGTCCATGGCTCGCCGTAAGCCCATGATGGGTGGGATGAGAGGGGGCATGCCCATGAGGGGTGACATGATGGGCCGTGGAGGACCTGGAG GCATGATGGGCCGTGGAGGGGAGCGTGGAGGTTTTGTCCCACGAGGTGGACCACGTGGCATGGGCAGAGGTGGACCAGGGGGCCCGGGTGGCAACATACAGCAGAGAGCTGGAGACTGGGAGTGCCCCAGCCA GGGCTGTGGCAACCAGAACTTTTCCTGGAGGATGGAGTGTAACCAGTGCAAAGCTCCCAAACCAGAGGGCTTTGGGCCCCCTTCAG GTGGTGAGCGAGGCAGGGGTGGCATGGGGATGCGTGGGGGCAGAGGGATGGACCGTGGCGGACCAGGAGGGCCCGGTGGTCCTGGTGGCTTCCGTGGAGGATGGGGAGGTGACCGTGGCGGTGGCTTCAGAGGGCGTGGTGGAATGGACCGAGGGGGATTCCGGGGGGGTAGCAGGGGAGGACCACCgatggacagaggaagaggaatggggagaggaggaatgggcgGGCCCCCAGGCAAGATGGATATGAG GGACCATCGCCAGGAACGCAGAGACCGACCCTACTAA
- the LOC115140105 gene encoding RNA-binding protein EWS-like isoform X3, producing MASAPDYSSYNQASAQQGYGSYAAQPSQAYGQSAQGYSQQAYGSYAQPAAAETGYPQAAPSAGGYTQQQYGSSYGQPASAGYPAAQPSAHAYSQPAAGYGASGYESAAAAAPAASQPTYASQPGYAAQSAYAGYSQQPASTAPQSYSASSQPAGYSQSSYSQPGGYAAPQSGYQAQQGGYGQQQSGYQQPPPQQQAPAAGYPPQASGSYGQPAASQYGQQSGPQSGYNQSSHYNNYGQEGRGSSGYSGSEPAGFPGSGESRGPPRDGYDRGGMMHGGRGRGGMGRGGMGVAGDRGGFNKPGGPMNNGAERDMGRPEEQDDSENSTIYITGLTESATLEEMAVFFKHPGPIRMNRRLGKPAINIYTDNDSGKPKGDATLSYEEPVCAKAAVEYFDGKEYQGKRLKVSMARRKPMMGGMRGGMPMRGDMMGRGGPGGMMGRGGERGGFVPRGGPRGMGRGGPGGPGGNIQQRAGDWECPSQGCGNQNFSWRMECNQCKAPKPEGFGPPSGGERGRGGMGMRGGRGMDRGGPGGPGGPGGFRGGWGGDRGGGFRGRGGMDRGGFRGGSRGGPPMDRGRGMGRGGMGGPPGKMDMRDHRQERRDRPY from the exons ATGGCGTCAGCTCCTG ATTACAGTTCCTACAACCAGGCCAGTGCCCAGCAGGG GTATGGATCCTATGCTGCTCAGCCCTCACAGGCCTATGGACAATCTGCCCAG GGTTATAGCCAGCAAGCATATGGGTCCTATGCCCAACCAGCTGCAGCTGAGACCGGTTACCCTCAGGCAGCACCCTCTGCTGGTGGCTATACACAGCAGCAGTATGGTTCCTCCTATGGGCAACCAGCATCAG CTGGGTACCCTGCTGCCCAGCCCAGTGCCCATGCCTACTCCCAGCCCGCCGCGGGCTATGGAGCCAGTGGATATGAgagcgctgctgctgctgcccccgCTGCCTCTCAGCCAACCTATGCATCCCAGCCAGGCTATGCAGCCCAGTCTGCCTACGCTGGCTACAGTCAGCAGCCTGCCTCCACTGCACCTCAGAG TTACAGTGCCAGCAGCCAGCCCGCTGGCTACAGCCAGAGCAGCTACTCTCAGCCAGGGGGATATGCCGCACCGCAGAGTGGGTACCAGGCCCAGCAGGGAGGCTATGGGCAGCAGCAGAGTGGATACCAGCAGCCCCCACCGCAGCAACAGGCTCCTGCTGCGGGCTATCCCCCTCAGGCCTCGGGTTCCTATGGGcagcctgcagccagccagtATGGACAACAGAGCGGACCTCAAAGTGGTTACAACCAGTCAAGCCATTATA ATAACTATGGGCAGGAGGGCAGAGGCAGCTCTGGCTACTCTGGCTCTGAGCCTGCTGGGTTCCCAGGGTCAGGGGAGAGCCGTGGTCCTCCCAGGGATGGCTATGACAGGGGCGGCATGATGCACGGTGGCCGGGGCCGTGGGGGCATGGGCCGTGGAGGCATGGG CGTCGCCGGAGACAGAGGTGGCTTCAATAAGCCTGGTG GACCCATGAACAACGGGGCAGAGCGTGACATGG GGCGCCCTGAGGAGCAGGATGACTCTGAGAACAGCACCATCTACATCACAGGACTCACGGAAAGCGCAACTCTGGAGGAGATGGCTGTTTTCTTCAAACACCCTGGACCTATAAGG ATGAACCGGCGGTTGGGCAAGCCTGCCATCAACATCTACACAGACAATGATTCAGGGAAGCCTAAGGGAGACGCCACTCTGTCCTACGAGGAGCCTGTCTGTGCCAAAGCTGCTGTGGAGTACTTCGATG GGAAAGAGTACCAGGGAAAGAGGCTGAAGGTGTCCATGGCTCGCCGTAAGCCCATGATGGGTGGGATGAGAGGGGGCATGCCCATGAGGGGTGACATGATGGGCCGTGGAGGACCTGGAG GCATGATGGGCCGTGGAGGGGAGCGTGGAGGTTTTGTCCCACGAGGTGGACCACGTGGCATGGGCAGAGGTGGACCAGGGGGCCCGGGTGGCAACATACAGCAGAGAGCTGGAGACTGGGAGTGCCCCAGCCA GGGCTGTGGCAACCAGAACTTTTCCTGGAGGATGGAGTGTAACCAGTGCAAAGCTCCCAAACCAGAGGGCTTTGGGCCCCCTTCAG GTGGTGAGCGAGGCAGGGGTGGCATGGGGATGCGTGGGGGCAGAGGGATGGACCGTGGCGGACCAGGAGGGCCCGGTGGTCCTGGTGGCTTCCGTGGAGGATGGGGAGGTGACCGTGGCGGTGGCTTCAGAGGGCGTGGTGGAATGGACCGAGGGGGATTCCGGGGGGGTAGCAGGGGAGGACCACCgatggacagaggaagaggaatggggagaggaggaatgggcgGGCCCCCAGGCAAGATGGATATGAG GGACCATCGCCAGGAACGCAGAGACCGACCCTACTAA